A single genomic interval of Helianthus annuus cultivar XRQ/B chromosome 6, HanXRQr2.0-SUNRISE, whole genome shotgun sequence harbors:
- the LOC110945136 gene encoding miraculin-like: MKTIILFSLAFIFAVNSAPSPAPVLDTHGNYLRTGGGYLLIPLDGLVGGPYVRDLGKKSCVPGVVLSYNDNDGIPMTFAPVNPKKGVIRLSTDVNIKFSYSDSCSESNVWRVQYDKGMKQYAVMVGGVEGNPGPETLDNWFKIEKTNDGYKFVYCPSVCSYCNVTCSNVGIVEDKEGLRRLALSDKPLSFVFFRTY; the protein is encoded by the coding sequence ATGAAAACAATCATCTTATTCTCGCTTGCATTCATCTTCGCAGTCAATTCAGCTCCTTCTCCTGCTCCCGTGCTCGATACGCATGGAAACTACCTCCGCACAGGGGGTGGATACCTACTTATTCCACTAGATGGTCTGGTTGGCGGACCCTATGTGAGGGACTTAGGAAAAAAGTCTTGTGTACCTGGCGTTGTACTATCCTATAACGACAATGATGGCATCCCCATGACGTTCGCTCCTGTCAACCCCAAGAAAGGCGTGATTCGTCTTTCCACAGACGTTAACATAAAGTTCTCATACTCTGACAGTTGTAGTGAGTCAAATGTATGGAGGGTGCAATATGATAAAGGTATGAAGCAATATGCTGTGATGGTGGGAGGTGTTGAAGGAAACCCGGGACCAGAAACATTGGATAACTGGTTTAAGATTGAGAAAACGAATGACGGTTATAAGTTTGTTTACTGCCCGAGTGTCTGTAGCTACTGTAATGTTACGTGCAGCAATGTTGGAATTGTTGAAGACAAAGAGGGTTTGCGACGTTTGGCACTCAGCGATAAGCCGTTGTCTTTTGTCTTTTTCAGAACTTACTAG
- the LOC110864346 gene encoding miraculin-like produces MKTIILFSLAFIFAVNSAPAPAPVLDTHGKYLRAGVGYILIPLDGLVGGLYVRDLGKKSCSPGVVLSYNHEDSLPMTFAPVNPKKGAIRLSTDVNIQFSGSTTCDESNILRLKYDKGMKQYAVMAGGVEGNPGPETLDNWFKIEKTNDGYKFVYCPSVCSYCNVTCSDVGIVEDKDGWRRLALSNKPLSFGFFKTY; encoded by the coding sequence ATGAAAACAATCATCTTATTCTCACTTGCATTCATCTTCGCAGTCAATTCAGCTCCTGCTCCTGCTCCCGTGCTCGATACGCATGGAAAATACCTCCGCGCAGGGGTCGGATACATACTTATTCCACTAGATGGTCTAGTTGGCGGACTCTATGTGAGGGACTTAGGGAAAAAGTCTTGCTCACCTGGAGTTGTACTATCCTATAACCACGAGGATAGCCTCCCAATGACTTTCGCTCCAGTCAACCCCAAGAAAGGCGCGATCCGTCTTTCCACAGACGTTAACATACAGTTCTCAGGCTCCACAACTTGTGACGAGTCAAACATATTGAGGTTGAAATATGATAAAGGTATGAAGCAATATGCTGTGATGGCGGGAGGTGTTGAAGGAAATCCAGGACCAGAAACATTGGATAACTGGTTTAAGATTGAGAAAACGAATGACGGTTATAAGTTTGTTTACTGCCCGAGTGTCTGCAGCTACTGTAATGTTACGTGCAGCGATGTTGGAATCGTTGAAGACAAAGATGGTTGGCGACGTTTGGCACTCAGCAATAAGCCGTTGtcttttggctttttcaaaactTACTAG